One Xenopus tropicalis strain Nigerian chromosome 8, UCB_Xtro_10.0, whole genome shotgun sequence genomic window carries:
- the LOC116406872 gene encoding zinc finger protein 3 homolog, with amino-acid sequence MASQGGGLPMASQGGGPPMASQSGGPTMASQGGGPNYGFPRRRSRLPKKVVQAEKGPSDNINTVHCTSPKPRLRDIVPPGDTSTPHLIIVIFTWKLSEQPERADNRAVGGHMMCNRVELQESLGGAQYSLANVLSVFKGKSNAKKYICSDCGKSCPCHSAYIRHQRIHTGEKPYSCTECGKSFIQSSDYNNHVRSHTGEKPYSCAECGKSFSRSTYLLTHSRTHTKEKPYKCNVCSKSFGQHSHLALHLRIHSGEKPYICIECGNSFSRSSTLVKHKKSHRRKTLHVCVKRNEGEASGTWGAESGKRDIPEFPSLSGQLVVVKSENQMQSEKRNPQKLYKGAKKGFPRPIRITLDKCPVVEMRSEGQLRMLPRRHKFLRKKKLQGPPSESDICLWSSHIGGSSPSLDCGNCEVPCTGTGVPCMRGSQMRTQRLINQEYKQLVPHREKPYTCAECGKGFSRSTYLVTHSRTHTKEKPYSCTECGKSFVQHSHLTIHLRIHSGEKPYPCLECGKHFSRSSTLAKHQKSTGKGTMRHFVRHGGRPYCAQS; translated from the exons ATGGCTTCCCAAGGAGGAGGTCTACCTATGGCTTCCCAAGGAGGAGGTCCACCTATGGCTTCCCAAAGTGGAGGTCCAACTATGGCTTCCCAAGGAGGAGGTCCCAACTATGGCTTCCCAAGGAGGAGGTCCAGGCTTCCCAAGAAGGTTGTCCAGGCTGAAAAGGGCCCTAGCGACAACATCAACACTGTCCATTGCACATCTCCAAAGCCTCGCCTCAGAGACATTGTACCCCCGGGTGACACCAGCACTCCCCACCTCATCATCGTTATCTTCACATGGAAACTATCTGAGCAGCCGGAAAGAGCAGACAATAGGGCAGTGGGCGGGCACATGATGTGTAACCGTGTGGAGTTACAAGAAAGCTTGGGAGGTGCTCAATACTCATTGGCCAATGTCCTGTCTGTCTTTAAAGGGAAATCCAATGCCAAGAAATACATCTGCTCAGACTGTGGGAAGAGTTGCCCCTGCCATTCTGCCTACATCCGCCACCAGaggattcacacaggggagaagccatATTCCTGCACCGAATGTGGCAAAAGCTTCATCCAGAGCTCCGATTACAATAACCACGTCAGatcccacacaggggagaagccatATTCCTGCGCCGAGTGTGGCAAGAGCTTCAGCCGTAGCACCTACTTACTGACCCATTCCAGAACCCACACCAAAGAGAAACCCTACAAGTGCAACGTGTGCTCCAAGAGCTTTGGGCAACATTCACACTTGGCTCTACACCTTCGAATCCATAGTGGGGAGAAACCCTATATCTGCATCGAGTGTGGCAACAGCTTCAGCCGCAGCTCCACTTTGGTCAAGCACAAGAAGTCGCACAGGAGGAAAACGCTCCACGTTTGTGTGAAGAGAAACGAGGGAGAAGCCTCTGGGACATGGGGGGCAGAGTCCGGCAAGAGAGATATTCCAGAATTTCCCTCACTCTCTGGGCAGCTGGTGGTGGTGAAATCGGAAAACCAGATGCAAAGTGAGAAGAGGAACCCCCAGAAACTGTATAAGGGGGCGAAGAAAGGCTTCCCCAGACCCATAAGAATCACTCTGGACAAATGTCCCGTTGTAGAAATGAGATCTGAGGGGCAACTAAGAATGCTTCCCCGTCGGCACAAGTTCCTGCGGAAAAAGAAGCTTCAGGGCCCTCCTAGTGAGTCAGACATCTGTTTGTGGAGCAGTCACATTGGGGGGTCTTCTCCATCTCTGGATTGTGGAAATTGTGAGGTTCCTTGTACCGGAACCGGGGTTCCTTGTATGAGGGGATCTCAGATGAGAACACAGAGACTAATCAACCAGGAGTACAAACAGCTG GTCCCACACCGGGAGAAACCATACACCTGTGCCGAGTGTGGCAAGGGATTCAGCCGCAGCACCTACCTGGTGACGCACTCTAGAACCCACACCAAGGAAAAGCCGTACAGCTGCACCGAGTGCGGCAAGAGCTTTGTCCAACACTCTCATCTCACCATTCACTTGCGCATCCACAGTGGGGAGAAACCGTACCCCTGCCTGGAGTGTGGGAAGCACTTCAGCCGCAGCTCTACCCTCGCTAAACACCAGAAGTCCACAGGAAAAGGAACGATGCGCCATTTTGTGCGACACGGGGGGAGGCCATATTGTGCCCAAAGCTGA